A part of Denitratisoma oestradiolicum genomic DNA contains:
- a CDS encoding CoA transferase, with protein sequence MTSRRNFLGSALAAGSLALMPAARAWAATSPASIEDHFAALMTDLGLTSTDTGGTIRFLGREPLFPSATPLASAFALPAMACAASAAIAWRRRSGQEQDLEIDIARAAHGIFPEMTANPTLNGQPYPGFHTENPIEQAHAYDTRDGRFLYASAVYPHQAKSWIKFLGCAATPEAVRNAIRKWDAQALEDEANAQGLTTCIARSPEEWLAHPQGALLARTPVVDIRKIGESAPEAWHPGSRPLSGIRVLAGTHAIAGPTVGRSLAEYGAEVMQFNKPDDFEHEWVYLDANVGSRSTFLDLNHAEQRRTALTLATGADVFVDNYRGRALARFGFSPEELAARRPGIVVVTIRCYGWEGPWAMRGGFDMLGSAASGLTLLEAVDGRPALPSTLLINDHVAGYLGAVGAMAALLRRAQEGGSYHVSISLTRTAMWYPSLGMMDRAALTKAFGNARHRLPPPEMITRATPLGEIRRLAPAVKLSATPAGWDDPIVVPKGSSPARWRDTSRA encoded by the coding sequence ATGACGTCCCGCCGGAACTTTCTCGGTAGTGCGCTGGCTGCCGGCAGCTTGGCCTTGATGCCTGCGGCGCGGGCCTGGGCGGCCACCTCGCCGGCATCGATCGAGGACCACTTCGCGGCCCTGATGACCGACCTGGGCCTGACCTCCACCGACACTGGCGGCACGATTCGCTTCCTCGGCCGGGAGCCGCTCTTCCCCAGTGCCACGCCACTGGCCAGCGCATTCGCTCTTCCCGCCATGGCCTGTGCCGCCTCTGCCGCCATTGCCTGGCGGCGGCGCAGCGGCCAGGAGCAGGATCTGGAGATCGACATCGCCCGCGCAGCCCACGGCATCTTTCCGGAGATGACGGCCAATCCCACCCTCAACGGCCAGCCCTATCCAGGGTTCCATACCGAAAACCCCATTGAGCAGGCCCACGCTTACGACACCAGGGATGGCCGCTTTCTTTACGCCTCCGCCGTCTATCCCCATCAAGCCAAGTCCTGGATAAAGTTCCTCGGCTGTGCGGCCACGCCGGAGGCAGTACGCAACGCAATCCGCAAATGGGACGCCCAAGCCCTGGAGGACGAGGCCAACGCACAAGGCCTCACCACCTGCATCGCTCGCAGTCCGGAGGAATGGCTTGCCCACCCGCAAGGCGCCCTGCTGGCCCGAACGCCGGTGGTGGACATCCGCAAGATTGGCGAAAGCGCCCCCGAAGCCTGGCACCCCGGCTCACGCCCCCTTTCGGGCATCCGTGTGCTTGCGGGCACCCATGCCATCGCAGGCCCCACTGTGGGGCGCAGCCTGGCCGAGTATGGCGCTGAAGTCATGCAATTCAACAAGCCCGACGACTTCGAGCATGAATGGGTCTATCTGGATGCCAATGTGGGCTCACGCTCGACGTTCCTCGATCTCAACCATGCCGAGCAACGCCGCACGGCCCTGACCCTGGCCACCGGCGCAGATGTCTTCGTGGACAACTATCGTGGCCGGGCACTGGCCCGCTTCGGCTTTTCACCGGAGGAACTGGCTGCACGCCGCCCAGGCATCGTCGTCGTCACCATCCGCTGCTACGGCTGGGAAGGCCCCTGGGCGATGCGCGGCGGCTTCGACATGCTGGGATCAGCGGCCTCGGGCCTGACGCTACTGGAAGCAGTGGACGGCCGCCCCGCCCTGCCCTCGACGCTACTGATCAACGACCATGTGGCGGGCTACCTGGGCGCCGTCGGTGCAATGGCAGCACTGCTCCGGCGTGCCCAGGAGGGTGGCAGCTACCACGTATCGATCAGCCTGACCCGAACCGCGATGTGGTACCCATCCCTCGGCATGATGGATCGGGCAGCGCTCACCAAAGCCTTCGGTAACGCACGCCACCGCCTGCCACCACCGGAGATGATCACCCGTGCCACACCCTTAGGCGAAATCCGCCGCCTGGCACCCGCAGTAAAACTCTCCGCCACCCCCGCCGGCTGGGATGATCCGATAGTAGTACCCAAGGGAAGCAGCCCAGCCCGCTGGCGGGATACCTCCCGGGCATGA
- a CDS encoding DUF3108 domain-containing protein, protein MKPVARRGFLLALAASLLLHLSVIVGPGWHVALLDDLLHSPAPAIDARLRPPPPPRPSPPSHPLPPLSRAPGVSRGLAAPQPTLPPVAQPVPVDELLPLASLAEVIQSVAAAVPDIVPPLPRRGRLRFALLKGEGGFVVGQSVHEWHHDGKDYTIRATTETTGLAALFRPAKVIQASTGSIFQGELRPRRFEMDRGGGDVGSADFDWLAMQATLGNGQVVAFSDGAEDMLSMFYQLMQAAQRGEGFVMAVATGRKLERYAFEWLGEETLTLKAGRFTAWHVRVRSASGGGDTTEVWLGKEAAGLPVKIRHVDRKGELFDQLAEEMDYEK, encoded by the coding sequence ATGAAGCCGGTGGCGCGCCGGGGTTTTTTGCTGGCCCTGGCGGCATCCCTGCTCCTGCACCTGTCGGTGATCGTCGGTCCCGGCTGGCATGTGGCCCTGCTGGATGATCTGCTGCATTCCCCGGCGCCGGCCATCGACGCCCGCTTGCGACCCCCGCCGCCACCCAGGCCATCCCCGCCATCTCACCCGCTCCCGCCGCTCTCCCGTGCCCCTGGCGTGAGCCGGGGGCTGGCGGCTCCCCAGCCAACACTGCCACCGGTCGCCCAGCCGGTGCCGGTGGACGAACTGCTGCCCCTGGCATCCCTGGCCGAAGTGATCCAGTCCGTGGCGGCTGCGGTGCCGGACATCGTGCCCCCCCTGCCGCGCCGGGGCCGGCTGCGGTTTGCCCTGCTCAAGGGGGAGGGTGGCTTCGTGGTGGGGCAGTCGGTCCATGAGTGGCACCATGACGGCAAGGACTACACGATCCGCGCCACCACGGAAACCACGGGCCTGGCGGCCCTGTTTCGGCCGGCCAAGGTGATTCAGGCCAGCACGGGAAGCATTTTCCAGGGAGAATTGCGCCCCCGGCGTTTCGAGATGGACCGGGGTGGCGGCGATGTGGGCTCCGCCGACTTCGACTGGTTGGCGATGCAAGCGACCCTGGGCAATGGCCAGGTGGTGGCTTTCAGCGATGGGGCCGAGGACATGCTGTCCATGTTTTATCAACTGATGCAGGCGGCCCAGCGGGGCGAAGGCTTTGTCATGGCGGTGGCCACGGGGCGCAAGCTGGAGCGTTACGCCTTCGAATGGCTGGGGGAGGAAACCCTCACCCTGAAGGCGGGTCGTTTCACCGCCTGGCATGTGAGGGTGCGCTCCGCCAGCGGCGGCGGCGACACCACCGAGGTCTGGCTGGGCAAGGAGGCGGCGGGGTTACCCGTGAAAATCCGCCATGTGGATCGCAAGGGCGAACTGTTCGATCAGCTCGCCGAGGAAATGGACTACGAAAAATGA
- a CDS encoding DedA family protein, translating into MDILLQFVDIVLHLDKHLELLVQQYGTWIYVILFAIIFSETGFVVTPFLPGDSLLFVAGAVAAVGGMDIALLVLALSLAAVLGNSLNYAIGRYLGPRVFQWPDSRFFNRSALDKTHAFYERHGGKTLVLSRFLPLFRTFAPFVAGIGAMDWKRFTAFNLAGGTLWVVSLTLAGYWFGNLPLIRNNLSWVVVAIVVISLIPAAVGWWRHRRESIPRA; encoded by the coding sequence ATGGATATCCTTCTTCAGTTTGTCGATATCGTCCTGCACCTGGACAAGCATCTGGAACTCCTGGTGCAGCAGTACGGTACCTGGATCTACGTCATCCTTTTCGCCATCATCTTTTCCGAGACTGGCTTTGTGGTGACGCCCTTCCTCCCCGGTGATTCCCTGCTCTTCGTGGCGGGTGCGGTGGCGGCGGTGGGGGGGATGGACATCGCCCTGCTGGTCCTGGCGTTGTCCTTGGCGGCGGTGCTGGGCAACAGCCTGAATTACGCCATCGGCCGTTACCTGGGGCCCAGGGTATTCCAGTGGCCCGATTCCCGGTTCTTCAACCGTTCGGCGCTGGACAAGACCCACGCCTTTTATGAGCGCCATGGCGGCAAGACCCTCGTGCTGTCCCGCTTCCTGCCCCTGTTCCGTACCTTCGCGCCCTTCGTGGCCGGTATCGGGGCCATGGACTGGAAGCGCTTCACCGCCTTCAACCTGGCCGGAGGAACTCTCTGGGTGGTGTCCCTGACCCTGGCCGGCTACTGGTTCGGCAACCTGCCCCTGATTCGCAACAATCTTTCCTGGGTAGTGGTTGCCATCGTGGTGATCAGCCTGATACCGGCCGCCGTGGGCTGGTGGCGGCACCGGCGGGAGAGCATCCCGCGGGCTTGA
- a CDS encoding RsmB/NOP family class I SAM-dependent RNA methyltransferase, which translates to MKITSRLLDHVGSALCGMLPFEQPADAVLSRVFRDHRELGHRERGFVADTAYGVLRRKRYLEKFCGADRATPRRLLLVALVRLAHLNQRQLAEALTAKELDWVAELKALPEPELSLAEAADFPDWLTEQLLAEGRSPEEVLQLARSLNQPAPLDLRVNPMKTTREAVLERFQAEGIEARACPYAPLGLRLAQRPALAKHPLFLDGSIEVQDEGSQLLGHLVAPKRGEMVVDFCAGAGGKTLLLGALMRSTGRLYAFDVSDRRLAKLKPRLARSGLSNVHTAAIASEQDQRIKRLAGKIDRVLVDAPCSGLGTLRRNPDLKWRQTPESLAELTAKQAAILAAASRLVKVGGRLVYATCSLLDAENEAIVTDFLASHPDFVRKSCGEILASQGIALEMGESLRLLPHQHGTDGFYAAVLERQA; encoded by the coding sequence ATAAAAATTACTTCCCGCCTGCTGGACCACGTGGGGTCCGCCCTGTGTGGCATGTTGCCCTTCGAACAACCAGCTGATGCGGTGCTCTCCCGGGTCTTCCGTGACCACCGGGAACTGGGCCACCGGGAGCGGGGCTTCGTGGCCGACACCGCTTACGGCGTGTTGCGCCGCAAGCGCTATCTGGAAAAGTTCTGCGGCGCTGACCGGGCAACGCCCCGGCGTCTGCTGCTGGTGGCCCTGGTGCGTCTGGCCCACCTCAATCAGCGTCAGTTGGCCGAGGCCCTGACGGCCAAGGAACTGGATTGGGTGGCCGAACTCAAGGCCCTGCCTGAGCCGGAACTGAGTCTGGCGGAAGCCGCCGACTTTCCCGACTGGCTGACGGAACAACTGCTGGCCGAGGGACGCAGCCCGGAGGAAGTGCTGCAACTGGCCCGCAGCTTGAACCAGCCGGCCCCCCTGGATCTGCGGGTGAATCCGATGAAGACCACCCGGGAGGCGGTGCTGGAGCGCTTCCAGGCCGAGGGCATCGAGGCCCGTGCCTGCCCCTACGCCCCCCTGGGCTTGCGTCTGGCGCAACGACCGGCCCTGGCCAAACACCCCCTGTTCCTGGACGGCAGCATCGAGGTCCAGGACGAAGGCAGCCAGTTACTGGGCCATCTGGTGGCGCCCAAGCGGGGCGAGATGGTGGTGGATTTCTGCGCCGGCGCCGGAGGCAAGACCCTGCTGCTGGGGGCGCTGATGCGCTCCACCGGCCGGCTCTATGCCTTCGATGTATCCGATCGGCGCCTGGCCAAGCTGAAGCCCCGGCTGGCCCGCTCCGGCCTTTCCAATGTCCACACGGCGGCCATCGCCAGCGAGCAGGATCAGCGCATCAAGCGCCTGGCCGGCAAGATCGACCGGGTGCTGGTGGATGCGCCCTGCTCGGGCCTGGGCACCCTGCGCCGCAATCCGGATTTGAAGTGGCGCCAGACGCCCGAGTCCTTGGCCGAGCTGACCGCCAAGCAGGCCGCCATCCTGGCGGCGGCCTCCCGTCTGGTGAAGGTGGGCGGCCGTCTGGTGTACGCCACCTGTAGTCTGTTGGATGCTGAAAACGAGGCCATCGTCACGGACTTCCTCGCGTCTCATCCGGATTTCGTGCGCAAGTCCTGTGGTGAAATCCTGGCCAGCCAGGGTATTGCTCTGGAGATGGGCGAATCCCTGCGGTTGCTGCCCCATCAACATGGCACCGACGGCTTCTATGCGGCGGTGCTGGAGCGCCAGGCATGA
- a CDS encoding phospholipase D family nuclease yields MKLRVALVGLWLLMGSAWAAGPIPASGSVEALFTPWDDAEGAILRSLGDARQAVYVQAYLLTSRNLARALVEAHLRGLRVEVLADAEMAGKGDSSQLPQLAAAGIPLRLETAYSAAHNKVMLIDPEGEHPVVITGSYNYTWSAQARNAENLLLLRDNPALARQYLNNWRRHRDQAEPYIPGGIPRPYGAPAAAPTTSPCAHLPREDARLLQSLGECGERRGR; encoded by the coding sequence ATGAAACTGCGCGTCGCCCTGGTCGGGCTCTGGCTGCTCATGGGCAGCGCCTGGGCCGCCGGGCCGATACCGGCCAGCGGCAGCGTGGAGGCACTGTTTACCCCTTGGGACGACGCCGAAGGGGCGATCCTGCGCAGCCTGGGCGATGCCCGCCAGGCCGTCTATGTGCAGGCCTATCTGCTCACCAGCCGCAACCTGGCCCGTGCACTGGTGGAGGCCCACCTGCGGGGCCTGCGGGTGGAAGTGCTGGCCGACGCTGAAATGGCCGGCAAGGGCGACAGTTCCCAACTGCCCCAGCTGGCGGCGGCGGGTATCCCGCTGCGGCTGGAAACCGCCTACAGCGCGGCCCATAACAAGGTCATGCTGATCGATCCGGAAGGCGAGCATCCGGTAGTGATCACCGGCAGCTACAACTACACCTGGTCGGCCCAGGCCCGCAATGCCGAGAACCTGTTGCTGCTGCGGGACAACCCGGCCTTGGCGCGCCAGTACCTGAACAACTGGCGCCGCCACCGGGACCAGGCCGAACCCTATATCCCCGGCGGCATTCCGCGTCCCTACGGTGCCCCGGCGGCGGCCCCTACCACCTCACCCTGCGCCCACCTGCCCCGTGAAGACGCCCGGCTGCTCCAGTCCCTGGGGGAATGCGGGGAGCGGCGGGGGAGGTAG
- a CDS encoding type II toxin-antitoxin system Phd/YefM family antitoxin, with protein sequence MITETNAVSFRQNLGEMLNQVQYRHDSVVINKDGKPVAALIDARLFERIRRLQGRFDALCQRIEAGFADVPETKGLAEIDAAIALERRQAHPAGKR encoded by the coding sequence ATGATCACTGAAACCAATGCGGTCAGCTTCAGGCAGAACCTGGGCGAGATGCTCAACCAGGTGCAGTATCGCCACGACAGCGTGGTGATCAACAAGGATGGCAAGCCGGTGGCCGCCCTGATTGACGCCCGACTGTTCGAGCGCATTCGCCGCCTGCAGGGCCGCTTCGACGCCCTATGCCAACGCATCGAGGCCGGCTTTGCCGACGTACCCGAGACGAAAGGGCTGGCGGAAATCGATGCCGCCATTGCGCTGGAACGGAGGCAGGCGCACCCGGCCGGGAAACGCTGA
- a CDS encoding VOC family protein — translation MAAVHEKASGPDGLVGIKLVVDDLEASAAFYKAVFGMVETERIKVDVGIRYPLDEIILSPGAALADKFALILLKYVGKAPPSPSDHILCLAVMDLDEVMAQVQRMGGKVLRAPQTVRTGGSRMAIATDNAGNLMEVVQMPAGQDSAP, via the coding sequence ATGGCAGCAGTTCATGAAAAGGCCAGTGGCCCGGACGGTCTGGTTGGCATCAAACTGGTGGTCGACGATCTGGAGGCAAGTGCCGCCTTTTATAAGGCAGTCTTCGGCATGGTCGAGACGGAGCGCATCAAGGTGGATGTGGGCATCCGCTATCCCCTCGACGAGATCATCCTTTCTCCGGGGGCTGCCCTGGCGGACAAGTTCGCTTTGATCCTGCTCAAGTACGTGGGCAAGGCACCTCCATCGCCCAGTGATCACATTCTGTGCCTCGCTGTGATGGATCTGGATGAAGTCATGGCCCAGGTTCAGCGGATGGGCGGCAAGGTGCTGCGGGCGCCGCAAACCGTGCGCACTGGAGGATCGAGAATGGCGATCGCCACCGACAATGCAGGCAATCTGATGGAAGTCGTGCAGATGCCGGCAGGCCAGGACAGCGCTCCCTGA
- the purN gene encoding phosphoribosylglycinamide formyltransferase encodes MKKYVILISGRGSNMRSLLEADLPGQCAAVISNRPDAAGLDYARSRGVATAVVDHRQFASREEFDAALAAEIESREADLVLLAGFMRVLTEGFVRRFEGRLLNIHPSLLPSFPGLTTHAKAISAGVRVHGCTVHFVTPALDAGPIVIQAAVPVLDEDSEETLGSRVLAQEHRVYVQAARWFLEGRLSIQGNRVLLAGARPEETALLSPRE; translated from the coding sequence ATGAAAAAGTACGTCATTCTGATTTCCGGGCGAGGCAGCAACATGCGTTCCCTGCTTGAGGCGGATCTGCCGGGCCAGTGCGCCGCCGTCATCAGCAATCGTCCCGACGCCGCCGGCCTGGACTATGCCCGCAGCCGGGGCGTGGCCACCGCCGTGGTGGATCATCGCCAGTTTGCCTCCCGGGAGGAATTCGACGCGGCCCTGGCGGCCGAGATCGAAAGTCGCGAAGCGGACCTGGTGCTGCTGGCGGGCTTCATGCGGGTACTGACCGAGGGCTTCGTGCGTCGCTTCGAGGGGCGCCTCCTGAACATCCATCCCTCCCTGCTGCCTTCCTTCCCCGGCCTCACCACCCATGCCAAGGCCATCTCGGCCGGGGTACGGGTCCATGGTTGCACGGTGCATTTCGTCACCCCGGCCCTGGATGCCGGGCCCATCGTGATCCAGGCGGCGGTGCCGGTGCTGGACGAGGACAGCGAGGAAACCCTGGGAAGCCGGGTGCTGGCCCAGGAGCATCGGGTCTATGTCCAGGCTGCCCGCTGGTTCCTGGAGGGGCGGCTGTCCATCCAGGGCAACCGGGTATTGCTGGCGGGGGCGCGGCCGGAGGAGACCGCGCTGCTTTCACCCCGGGAATGA
- a CDS encoding Glu/Leu/Phe/Val family dehydrogenase has translation MDTAAASHELPTYLAPTDIGAWSIFLQQVDRVAPHLGELGYWVETLKRPKRILIVDVPVRLDCGRVRHFEGYRVQHSTSRGPGKGGVRFHQGVTLSEVMALAGWMTIKNAAIGVPFGGAKGGVRVDPRQLSQNELERLTRRYTSEINILIGPDKDIPAPDVNTNEQIMAWMMDTYSINRGRTVTGVVTGKPVSLGGSLGRRDATGRGVFVIAAAAARKLGLAVPGARVVIQGFGNVGNAVARCFHQAGAKIVALQDVSGTIANPQGIDIPALCDWVAQGRPLSEFKEAETISDEDFWHTESEFLVPAALERQITAQTAQQIRTRILIEGANGPTLPEADDVLEAKDILVVPDVLANAGGVTVSYFEWVQDFSSFFWTEEEINQRLDRIMHEAFDTIWGESEKHRVTLRTAAYIVACKRILEAREVRGLYP, from the coding sequence ATGGACACCGCCGCCGCCAGTCATGAGTTGCCCACCTACCTGGCACCCACCGATATCGGCGCCTGGAGCATATTCCTCCAGCAGGTGGATCGGGTCGCGCCCCATCTGGGGGAACTCGGCTACTGGGTGGAAACCCTGAAACGCCCCAAGCGCATCCTGATCGTCGATGTCCCGGTGCGCCTGGACTGCGGACGGGTGCGACACTTCGAGGGCTACCGGGTGCAGCACAGCACCTCCCGGGGACCGGGCAAGGGCGGAGTGCGCTTCCACCAGGGCGTGACCCTGTCCGAGGTGATGGCCCTGGCGGGATGGATGACCATCAAGAACGCCGCCATCGGCGTGCCCTTCGGCGGCGCCAAGGGCGGGGTGCGGGTCGATCCGCGCCAACTGTCCCAGAACGAACTGGAACGCCTCACCCGCCGTTACACCAGCGAGATCAACATCCTGATCGGCCCGGACAAGGATATTCCCGCGCCGGACGTGAACACCAACGAGCAGATCATGGCCTGGATGATGGACACCTATTCCATCAACCGCGGCCGCACCGTCACCGGCGTCGTCACCGGCAAGCCGGTGTCCCTGGGCGGCAGCCTGGGCCGACGCGACGCCACCGGGCGCGGCGTCTTCGTCATCGCCGCGGCAGCCGCCCGCAAGCTGGGACTGGCGGTGCCCGGCGCCCGGGTCGTCATCCAGGGCTTCGGTAACGTGGGCAACGCCGTGGCCCGCTGCTTTCACCAGGCAGGCGCGAAGATCGTGGCGCTACAGGATGTTTCCGGCACCATCGCCAATCCCCAGGGCATCGACATCCCGGCCCTCTGTGACTGGGTGGCCCAAGGCCGTCCCCTGAGTGAATTCAAGGAAGCGGAGACCATCAGCGACGAGGACTTCTGGCACACCGAATCCGAGTTCCTCGTCCCCGCCGCCCTGGAGCGCCAGATCACGGCCCAGACCGCCCAGCAGATCCGCACCCGCATCCTGATCGAGGGCGCCAACGGCCCCACCCTGCCCGAGGCCGACGATGTCCTGGAAGCCAAGGACATCCTGGTGGTGCCCGACGTGCTGGCCAACGCCGGAGGCGTGACCGTCAGCTATTTCGAATGGGTCCAGGACTTCTCCAGCTTCTTCTGGACCGAGGAGGAAATCAACCAGCGCCTGGATCGCATCATGCACGAGGCCTTCGACACGATCTGGGGCGAATCGGAAAAACACCGGGTCACCCTGCGCACCGCCGCCTACATCGTCGCCTGCAAGCGCATCCTCGAAGCCCGCGAGGTTCGGGGACTGTATCCCTGA
- a CDS encoding LemA family protein, which translates to MSFGLILLGALVVVLIYGIGLYNSLVQVKHEVAKAWANIDVLLRQRHDELPKLVEVCKQYKEFESATLQKVIEARSRVQTAREQQDIPALGQAEGALRLGLGSLFAVAEAYPELKANDQFMQLQSRITGLENAIADRRELYNEAVNINNVRIEQFPDAIIARQFNFPSRPLLEFAAEEKADVDIKALFG; encoded by the coding sequence ATGAGTTTCGGCCTGATCCTGCTTGGCGCCCTGGTCGTTGTTCTGATCTACGGCATTGGCCTCTACAACAGTCTGGTACAGGTGAAGCACGAAGTTGCCAAGGCCTGGGCAAATATCGACGTGTTGCTCAGGCAGCGCCACGACGAGTTGCCGAAGCTGGTGGAAGTCTGCAAGCAGTACAAGGAATTCGAATCAGCCACCCTGCAAAAGGTGATCGAGGCGCGCTCCCGGGTACAGACCGCCCGGGAACAGCAGGATATTCCCGCCCTGGGCCAGGCCGAGGGTGCCTTGCGCCTGGGGCTGGGTAGCCTGTTTGCAGTGGCCGAGGCCTACCCCGAACTCAAGGCCAACGATCAGTTCATGCAGCTTCAGAGCCGCATCACAGGCCTGGAGAACGCCATTGCCGATCGGCGAGAGCTCTACAACGAGGCGGTGAATATCAACAACGTGCGCATCGAGCAGTTTCCGGATGCCATTATCGCCCGCCAGTTCAACTTCCCGTCCCGGCCCTTGCTGGAATTCGCCGCGGAGGAAAAGGCTGACGTGGATATCAAGGCCCTCTTCGGTTGA
- a CDS encoding putative toxin-antitoxin system toxin component, PIN family, with product MATLRVVLDTNVMLSGIAYPASVPGKILAAWRHGSVDVLLSTYILEELRRVLPRLAHRHGLTRAEIDDLVDALSIQAEIIDPLPGTDPNLRDINDQPVLGTLLAALKTSGADYLITGDKDLLALAEHHPIVTPAIFWTTHAGL from the coding sequence ATGGCGACTTTGCGCGTAGTGCTCGATACGAACGTGATGCTCTCGGGCATTGCTTATCCCGCCAGCGTGCCCGGCAAGATACTGGCGGCCTGGCGCCACGGCTCCGTGGATGTGCTGCTCTCTACCTACATCCTGGAAGAGTTGCGGCGTGTGCTGCCCCGCCTGGCGCACCGCCATGGTTTGACCCGGGCGGAGATCGATGACCTGGTGGATGCCCTTTCCATACAAGCCGAAATCATTGACCCCCTTCCCGGCACGGACCCGAACCTGCGCGACATCAATGATCAGCCGGTGCTGGGCACCTTGCTTGCGGCACTGAAAACATCGGGGGCCGATTACCTGATTACCGGCGACAAGGACTTGCTGGCCCTGGCGGAACATCACCCTATCGTGACTCCCGCAATATTCTGGACAACTCACGCGGGGCTTTGA